One genomic window of Luteitalea pratensis includes the following:
- a CDS encoding alpha/beta hydrolase family protein, producing the protein MPPCHRRARAASTLAWSALLLASAATVLPGQTPAPPTVVAGIPVNYDEALTGTYTLPDLFVLADGTAVRDATTWTTSRRPEIVRLLEHQQFGRSPGRPADLRFEIFDKGTPALNGIALRRQVTIVFSSAPGAPTADLLIYLPANARGPVPLLLNISFSANSAVVDDPGIRPGTVWDREKNVRVPATPRPQGRLDIAPFLAQGIGVATMYYGDIEPDFAAGLPLGIRKHFLKPGQTQPAADEWGTIAAWAWGLSRAMDYLETDTAVDAHRVAIVGVSRLGKTVLWAGARDTRFAMVIASCSGESGAALSRRTYGETVKHMTARYGYQFAANYAHYGDRIDTLPVDAHMLVASIAPRPLLLQTGDKDFWSDPRGEFLAAVAAGPVYTLLGKGALGTNEMPAAGIPIFQTIGYVMHEGGHGTIASDWPLFLQFMRMHLLPDR; encoded by the coding sequence GTGCCTCCATGCCATCGTCGTGCGCGGGCCGCGTCGACCCTGGCGTGGTCCGCGCTGTTGCTGGCGTCGGCCGCGACCGTCCTCCCCGGCCAGACGCCTGCGCCTCCGACCGTCGTCGCCGGCATTCCCGTCAACTACGACGAGGCGCTGACCGGCACGTACACGCTGCCCGACCTGTTCGTGCTCGCAGACGGCACGGCCGTGCGGGACGCGACAACGTGGACGACCAGCCGACGCCCCGAGATCGTGCGACTCCTCGAGCACCAGCAGTTCGGCCGCAGCCCGGGCCGGCCCGCCGACCTTCGCTTCGAGATCTTCGACAAGGGCACGCCGGCGCTGAACGGCATCGCCCTCCGCCGGCAGGTGACGATCGTCTTTTCGTCGGCCCCGGGCGCACCGACTGCCGACCTGCTGATCTACCTTCCCGCGAACGCCCGCGGCCCCGTGCCCCTGTTGCTCAACATCAGCTTCAGCGCGAACTCGGCCGTCGTCGACGACCCTGGCATCAGGCCAGGCACGGTCTGGGATCGCGAGAAGAATGTCCGCGTGCCGGCGACACCGCGTCCGCAGGGACGGCTTGACATCGCGCCGTTCCTCGCGCAGGGCATCGGCGTGGCGACGATGTACTACGGCGACATCGAGCCCGATTTCGCGGCGGGCCTGCCCCTGGGCATCCGTAAGCATTTCCTGAAGCCTGGCCAGACGCAGCCCGCGGCGGACGAGTGGGGCACGATCGCGGCATGGGCGTGGGGCCTGAGCCGCGCGATGGATTATCTCGAGACCGACACCGCCGTCGACGCCCATCGCGTCGCCATCGTGGGCGTCTCGCGCCTCGGCAAGACGGTCCTGTGGGCGGGCGCCAGGGACACACGCTTCGCCATGGTCATCGCGAGCTGTTCAGGCGAGAGCGGCGCTGCGCTGAGCCGCAGGACGTACGGCGAAACGGTCAAGCACATGACCGCGCGCTACGGCTACCAGTTCGCCGCCAACTATGCGCACTACGGCGATCGCATCGACACGCTCCCGGTCGATGCGCACATGCTTGTCGCCTCGATCGCGCCGCGCCCGCTCTTGCTGCAGACGGGCGACAAGGACTTCTGGTCCGACCCCAGGGGCGAGTTCCTGGCAGCCGTCGCTGCCGGGCCGGTCTACACGCTGCTCGGCAAGGGCGCCCTCGGGACGAACGAGATGCCGGCCGCCGGGATCCCGATCTTCCAGACGATTGGTTACGTCATGCACGAGGGTGGGCACGGGACCATAGCGTCTGACTGGCCATTGTTTCTGCAATTCATGCGCATGCACCTCCTTCCGGACAGGTAG
- a CDS encoding AMP-binding protein, which produces MTVGNLLSLLAAALPARPALLYDNGPRYTFAELEAEARLVARGLLAHGVEPGERVVVWATNVPEWVVLQFALAKIGAVLVTANTSLNARDIDYLLRQSKAATIVTISGFRGLDYLGALEEIGATRVGMPDLERRIFIGRPGEVTPPAYTPFEALRADALRVDDAVVDARGAAVGVDDVINMQYTSGTTGFPKGVMLSSRNIVNNGEVLGRMLGYTPEDRLCLCVPLFHCFGCVIGVLGSYTHGASICPLEWFEPARVLATIARERCTALYGVPTMFLAELEHLDFGRFDLTSLRTGIMAGSLCPQPLMRRVMQEMHLPEITIVYGLTEASPAITMTPRDASVADRSETVGLVLPEQEVRIVDPASGAVRATGEPGELCVRGYNVMKGYFNDPDATRAAVDADGWLRSGDEASIDAAGVVRITGRIKDILIRGGENISPREIEDCLREHPAVADAYVYGMADDFFGEVVAAAVRPRPVPAGAAAGEPEVDVEADALIRWCRQRLARFKVPVHVRFVSEFPMTASGKVQKYKLREAHAAALRDESEENPGNPGNPDVGGAARQAD; this is translated from the coding sequence GTGACGGTCGGGAATCTGCTGTCGCTGCTGGCCGCCGCGCTCCCTGCGCGGCCGGCGCTCCTGTACGACAACGGGCCGCGATACACCTTCGCCGAGCTCGAGGCGGAGGCGCGCCTCGTCGCTCGGGGTCTCCTCGCCCACGGCGTCGAGCCTGGTGAACGCGTCGTCGTCTGGGCCACCAACGTGCCCGAGTGGGTCGTGCTGCAGTTCGCGCTGGCGAAGATCGGCGCTGTCCTCGTGACCGCCAACACCTCGCTGAACGCCAGGGACATCGACTACCTTCTGCGGCAGAGCAAGGCGGCCACCATTGTCACGATCAGCGGCTTCCGGGGGCTCGACTACCTCGGGGCGCTCGAAGAGATCGGTGCGACACGCGTCGGCATGCCGGACCTCGAGCGCCGGATCTTCATCGGCCGTCCGGGTGAGGTGACGCCGCCGGCATACACGCCGTTCGAGGCGCTCCGCGCTGACGCGCTGCGCGTGGACGATGCCGTCGTTGACGCGCGCGGTGCGGCCGTCGGCGTCGATGACGTGATCAACATGCAGTACACGTCGGGCACGACGGGGTTCCCCAAGGGCGTGATGCTGTCCAGCCGTAACATCGTCAACAACGGCGAGGTGCTCGGCCGCATGCTCGGCTACACGCCGGAGGATCGCCTGTGCCTCTGCGTCCCGTTGTTCCATTGCTTCGGCTGCGTCATCGGCGTGCTCGGCTCCTACACGCATGGCGCCTCGATCTGTCCGCTCGAGTGGTTCGAGCCGGCACGGGTGCTCGCCACGATCGCGCGTGAGCGGTGCACCGCACTCTATGGCGTGCCGACGATGTTCCTCGCGGAACTGGAGCACCTGGACTTCGGACGCTTCGACCTCACGTCGCTCAGGACCGGCATCATGGCCGGCTCCCTCTGTCCCCAGCCGTTGATGCGACGCGTGATGCAGGAGATGCACCTGCCGGAGATCACCATCGTCTACGGACTGACCGAGGCGTCACCCGCGATCACGATGACACCACGCGACGCGTCGGTGGCCGATCGCTCAGAGACCGTCGGCCTCGTCCTGCCCGAACAGGAAGTCCGGATCGTGGATCCGGCCAGCGGCGCCGTTCGCGCGACGGGCGAACCGGGAGAACTGTGCGTGCGCGGCTACAACGTGATGAAGGGCTACTTCAACGACCCAGACGCGACGCGTGCCGCCGTCGATGCCGACGGGTGGCTCCGTTCGGGCGACGAGGCGAGCATCGACGCCGCCGGGGTCGTCCGAATCACGGGCCGCATCAAGGACATCCTCATCCGCGGCGGCGAGAACATCTCCCCCAGGGAAATCGAGGACTGCCTTCGAGAGCATCCCGCCGTGGCCGACGCGTACGTCTACGGCATGGCGGACGACTTCTTCGGCGAGGTGGTGGCAGCCGCGGTGCGGCCGAGACCGGTGCCCGCCGGCGCGGCGGCCGGCGAGCCCGAGGTGGACGTCGAGGCAGACGCGCTGATCCGCTGGTGCCGCCAGCGCCTGGCGCGCTTCAAGGTACCGGTCCACGTCAGGTTCGTGTCGGAATTCCCGATGACCGCATCGGGCAAGGTCCAGAAGTACAAGCTGCGCGAGGCGCACGCGGCGGCGCTCCGCGACGAATCCGAGGAGAATCCGGGGAATCCGGGGAATCCGGACGTGGGCGGCGCTGCTCGCCAGGCTGACTGA
- a CDS encoding carboxylesterase/lipase family protein yields the protein MRTNRRQFIERVGTGAAALTAGATTASAGSAQAPRSRQSDQDGPVLLIGDDIAVTETTTGKVRGYVLRGIHHFLGMPYGADTSGANRFMPPRPAAPWTDVYQALWWGNTAPQNMENRYASKFGSFRDHWNYDDVSEDCLRINVFTPALKDGRKRPVMFWIHGGGYTNGNGIEHDGYNGENLARSGDVVFCSINHRLGPLGYCNLAGVGGEKYAASGNVGMLDIVAALEWVRDNIASFGGDPGNVTIMGQSGGGAKVCTLTAMPSARGLFHKAVVLSGASLRAGDKGYAEKLGASVLAEAGLSASDMGKLQELPWKAYLEVATRAQRKLASEMAASGAAIPGLRAGFSPSVDGTILPQHPYAPDPAATAATIPMIICSTANEQSPAWTDATLLGVTLPEVAERLKERAGFGPGLGDRAMAVVDAYAKAFPDKKPVEIWSPVSSNRQNVVALADAKSKQTAPVFVSWFAWQPPLFDGRIGAFHCVDICFWLNNTDVMLTHTGGGARPRRLAEKMSASLVQFMKSGDPNGAGLTSWPKYTSGKGETLVLDDVCTVRNDFDREARKALPTTT from the coding sequence ATGCGAACCAATCGTCGACAGTTCATCGAACGCGTAGGCACTGGTGCTGCCGCACTCACGGCCGGCGCGACAACCGCATCGGCTGGTTCGGCCCAGGCTCCGCGGAGCAGGCAGTCGGATCAGGACGGGCCCGTGCTCCTGATCGGCGACGACATCGCCGTCACCGAGACGACCACCGGCAAGGTCCGCGGCTACGTGTTGCGCGGCATCCATCACTTCCTCGGCATGCCGTATGGCGCCGACACCTCCGGCGCCAACCGGTTCATGCCACCGCGTCCAGCGGCGCCCTGGACCGATGTGTATCAAGCGCTGTGGTGGGGCAACACCGCGCCGCAGAACATGGAAAACCGCTACGCCAGCAAGTTCGGGTCGTTCCGCGACCACTGGAACTACGACGACGTCAGCGAGGACTGCCTGCGGATCAACGTGTTCACGCCGGCGCTGAAGGACGGCCGTAAGCGCCCGGTGATGTTCTGGATCCACGGCGGCGGTTACACCAATGGCAACGGCATCGAGCACGACGGCTACAACGGCGAGAACCTCGCGCGCTCCGGTGACGTCGTCTTCTGCTCGATCAACCACCGGCTCGGCCCGCTCGGCTACTGCAATCTCGCCGGCGTCGGTGGCGAGAAGTACGCGGCGTCGGGCAACGTCGGCATGCTCGACATCGTCGCCGCACTCGAGTGGGTGCGCGACAACATCGCCAGCTTCGGCGGCGATCCCGGCAACGTGACGATCATGGGCCAGTCGGGCGGCGGCGCGAAGGTGTGCACGCTCACCGCAATGCCGTCGGCACGTGGCCTGTTCCACAAGGCGGTCGTGCTGAGTGGCGCGTCGCTGCGCGCCGGCGACAAGGGTTATGCCGAGAAGCTCGGGGCCTCCGTGCTGGCCGAAGCCGGGTTGAGCGCCAGCGACATGGGCAAACTGCAGGAGCTGCCGTGGAAGGCGTACCTCGAGGTCGCGACGCGGGCGCAACGCAAGCTGGCGTCGGAGATGGCGGCGTCGGGTGCGGCGATCCCTGGACTGCGGGCCGGCTTCAGTCCGTCGGTGGACGGCACGATCCTGCCGCAACATCCGTACGCGCCGGACCCAGCCGCGACGGCCGCGACCATCCCGATGATCATCTGCTCCACCGCCAACGAGCAGTCGCCGGCGTGGACCGACGCAACGCTGCTCGGGGTGACGCTGCCAGAGGTCGCCGAGCGGCTGAAGGAGCGCGCCGGATTCGGTCCGGGCCTCGGCGATCGCGCGATGGCGGTCGTGGACGCTTACGCGAAGGCCTTTCCCGACAAGAAGCCGGTCGAAATCTGGTCGCCCGTCAGCAGTAACCGGCAGAACGTCGTGGCGCTCGCCGATGCCAAGTCGAAGCAGACGGCACCGGTGTTCGTGAGCTGGTTCGCGTGGCAACCGCCGCTCTTCGACGGGCGAATCGGCGCCTTCCACTGCGTCGACATCTGCTTCTGGTTGAACAACACCGACGTGATGCTCACGCACACCGGCGGCGGCGCACGGCCGCGGCGCCTCGCCGAGAAGATGTCGGCGTCGCTGGTCCAGTTCATGAAGTCGGGTGATCCGAACGGCGCCGGCCTCACGTCCTGGCCGAAGTACACCTCCGGCAAGGGCGAGACGCTCGTCCTGGACGACGTGTGCACGGTGCGCAACGACTTCGATCGGGAAGCACGCAAGGCCCTGCCGACGACGACCTAG
- a CDS encoding DUF1593 domain-containing protein — MKRHHAGALIAVVVAGIVGEPQAQISQTVEARPRVFVLTDIGNEPDDAQSMVRFLTYANHFEVEGLVATTSIHQRDKTAALRIQAIVQAYGKVRDNLETHEPGFPTAERLLSVISEGLPAFGMAAVGAGKDSPGSEALIAAVDREDSRPLWVPVWGGPNVLAQALWKVRTTRSPVDLARFVSKLRVYTISDQDDSGPWIRKTFPDLFYIASPGLHAGGAYHFATWSGISGDNFHARFTGADFDIVDNPWLGRHIRSKGPLGAQYPQVEFLMEGDTPSFLGLVGNGLNVPDHPDWGGWGGRYERYMPRTQRWFQEPETRPFWTDAVDEVRGADGRWHTSNHATIWRWRAAYQNDFAARMDWTIEPYGKANHPPVPKLSHADAFSARPGERVELNAEGSTDPDGDALSYEWFYYGEAGTFTTSSGRTGQPVMIQDFDRARASFTVPTERVMPPGTGTMHIILAVTDDGTPRLTRYRRVIVTVTPSGE; from the coding sequence ATGAAACGACACCACGCTGGCGCCCTCATCGCCGTCGTCGTCGCTGGCATCGTCGGTGAACCACAGGCGCAGATCTCGCAGACGGTCGAGGCCAGGCCGCGCGTGTTCGTTCTCACCGACATCGGGAACGAGCCGGACGATGCGCAGTCGATGGTGCGGTTCCTGACGTATGCGAACCACTTCGAGGTCGAGGGCCTCGTCGCGACCACGTCGATCCACCAGCGCGACAAGACCGCGGCCTTGCGCATTCAGGCGATCGTGCAGGCCTACGGGAAGGTGCGCGACAACCTGGAGACGCACGAACCGGGCTTCCCCACAGCCGAGCGTCTTCTGTCGGTCATCAGTGAGGGGTTGCCCGCGTTTGGCATGGCGGCCGTCGGCGCCGGCAAGGACTCGCCAGGCTCGGAGGCGCTGATTGCAGCGGTCGATCGCGAAGACAGCCGGCCGCTGTGGGTCCCGGTATGGGGCGGGCCGAACGTGCTTGCGCAGGCGCTGTGGAAGGTCCGAACGACGCGGTCGCCGGTCGATCTGGCCCGGTTCGTTTCGAAACTCCGCGTTTACACGATCTCCGACCAGGACGACAGCGGACCATGGATCCGGAAGACGTTCCCCGACCTCTTCTACATCGCGAGCCCTGGCCTCCACGCGGGCGGCGCCTACCATTTCGCGACGTGGAGCGGGATCAGCGGCGACAACTTCCACGCACGCTTCACGGGCGCCGACTTCGACATCGTCGACAATCCCTGGCTCGGGCGGCACATTCGCAGCAAGGGACCACTCGGCGCGCAGTACCCGCAGGTCGAGTTCCTGATGGAAGGCGACACGCCGAGCTTTCTCGGTCTCGTGGGCAACGGCCTCAATGTTCCGGACCATCCGGACTGGGGCGGGTGGGGCGGCCGCTACGAGAGGTACATGCCGCGGACACAGAGGTGGTTCCAGGAGCCGGAGACGCGCCCCTTCTGGACCGATGCCGTCGATGAGGTCCGCGGTGCCGACGGCCGCTGGCATACGAGCAACCACGCGACGATCTGGCGCTGGCGCGCCGCGTACCAGAACGACTTCGCCGCGCGCATGGACTGGACGATCGAGCCGTACGGGAAGGCCAACCATCCGCCGGTGCCGAAGCTGTCGCACGCGGACGCGTTCTCCGCACGGCCTGGCGAGCGTGTGGAGCTGAATGCGGAAGGCTCGACCGACCCCGACGGCGACGCGCTGTCGTACGAGTGGTTCTACTACGGCGAAGCAGGCACCTTCACGACATCCAGCGGCCGCACGGGCCAGCCGGTCATGATTCAGGACTTCGATCGGGCAAGGGCCTCGTTCACTGTCCCCACGGAACGCGTCATGCCGCCCGGCACCGGGACGATGCACATCATTCTCGCGGTGACCGACGATGGAACGCCTCGGCTGACACGGTATCGGCGCGTGATCGTCACGGTCACGCCGTCAGGTGAGTAA
- a CDS encoding FHA domain-containing protein: MYGERSTPALNVRVDGGRTVRFAHPFHVGRSAECDLQVDDYHVSRKHLLISITNGRWTFTDLQSANGVFVNGTRAGNGVIADGMTLRLGGEDGPALVVRLEEPAAPVKRVEQHVPEPVEGETRMIASLEQRYFGEGGDDDEPAGPRTMMIRKAFKQVQKRQQRRYRYVLAGLAIVALAASAFAIHFKLRNRALEAQAAELFYTLREIDLRAARTDLALEASGKRIDSAEARERSEKRRVAQANYEKFLETTGVYGRKLTDEEKLILKVMRIFGESELIVPHEYIREVQGYIQGWRSTKRFSRDIGIAKERGYVRRIVEEFSRQNLPPQFLYLAMQESDFNPFAVGPPTRFGLAKGMWQFIPGTGSDYGLKIGPLKAARTYDAGDERMKWDKATVAAAKYIKTIYSTDAQASGLLVMASYNWGERRVVNLIKSLPDNPRDRNFWLLLRDHREKVPDETYKYVFSIVSAAVIGENPRLFGFDFDNPIAEVLQAQRGNVAPVTGRDVPQVLTASR, translated from the coding sequence ATGTACGGTGAGCGATCCACACCAGCATTGAACGTCCGCGTCGACGGTGGCAGGACCGTGCGGTTCGCGCATCCGTTCCACGTCGGCCGCAGTGCCGAGTGTGACCTCCAGGTCGACGACTATCACGTCAGCCGCAAGCACCTGCTGATCTCGATCACCAACGGCCGCTGGACTTTCACGGACCTGCAGAGCGCCAACGGCGTGTTCGTCAACGGCACGCGCGCGGGCAATGGCGTCATCGCAGACGGCATGACCCTGCGCCTCGGCGGCGAGGACGGGCCGGCATTGGTCGTTCGCCTCGAGGAGCCCGCAGCGCCGGTCAAACGCGTCGAGCAGCACGTTCCGGAGCCCGTCGAGGGCGAGACCCGCATGATTGCGAGCCTCGAGCAGCGGTATTTCGGTGAAGGCGGCGACGACGACGAGCCTGCGGGCCCTCGCACGATGATGATCCGCAAGGCCTTCAAGCAGGTGCAGAAGCGTCAACAGCGGCGTTACCGCTACGTGCTGGCCGGGCTGGCCATCGTGGCGCTGGCCGCAAGTGCTTTCGCCATCCACTTCAAATTGAGAAATCGGGCTCTCGAGGCACAGGCAGCGGAACTCTTCTATACGCTCCGGGAAATCGATCTCCGGGCCGCGCGAACCGATCTGGCGCTCGAGGCGTCGGGCAAGCGCATCGACTCGGCTGAAGCCCGCGAACGATCAGAAAAGCGCCGTGTGGCGCAGGCCAACTACGAGAAGTTCCTGGAGACGACCGGGGTCTACGGGCGCAAGCTCACCGACGAGGAGAAGTTGATCCTGAAGGTGATGCGAATCTTCGGCGAGTCCGAGTTGATCGTGCCGCACGAGTACATCCGCGAGGTGCAGGGCTACATCCAGGGCTGGCGGAGCACGAAGCGTTTCTCCCGGGACATCGGCATCGCCAAGGAACGCGGCTACGTACGGCGCATTGTCGAGGAGTTCTCACGCCAGAACCTGCCGCCGCAGTTCCTGTACCTCGCCATGCAAGAAAGCGACTTCAACCCGTTCGCGGTGGGCCCGCCCACCCGTTTCGGGCTCGCCAAGGGAATGTGGCAGTTCATTCCCGGCACGGGCAGTGACTATGGGTTGAAGATCGGGCCGCTCAAGGCTGCGCGGACGTACGACGCCGGTGACGAGCGGATGAAATGGGACAAGGCGACCGTCGCCGCAGCGAAGTACATCAAGACGATCTACTCGACCGATGCCCAGGCGTCCGGGCTCCTGGTGATGGCCTCGTACAACTGGGGTGAGCGCCGCGTCGTGAACTTGATCAAGTCGCTCCCGGACAACCCGCGCGACCGCAACTTCTGGTTGCTGCTGCGGGACCACCGGGAGAAGGTGCCCGACGAGACCTACAAGTACGTCTTCAGCATCGTCTCGGCGGCGGTGATCGGGGAGAACCCGCGGTTGTTCGGGTTCGACTTCGACAACCCGATCGCAGAGGTGTTGCAGGCGCAACGGGGGAACGTCGCGCCGGTCACCGGCCGCGACGTTCCCCAGGTTCTCACCGCGTCGCGGTGA
- a CDS encoding SMP-30/gluconolactonase/LRE family protein, giving the protein MSNGSGFRKSGVWSAAARALFGSLLLVATLPLAASGPAFPPLIALPAGFAPEGIATGRGSSFYAGDLNTGRLLRGDYRSGTVEELAASPAPGAQAVGLEIDKRTNALFVAASTFGARVYDAETGALLESYPFATTGPNPVLANDVEITRDAAYFTDSCSATLYKLPLGPGGRLPAPSAVEAIPVTGDFTFVFVPAPPGYPCGLPNMNGIVASDDGRWLIIGNTVTSELFRVNPVTGESVKIALLDAPFSSPFTDGLLLHGSTLYSVENFPNRIAVIELSDDRLTGTIERYVTSPNFDVPSTAAFFGESIYAINARFRFDGSTPPQRDDDIVRVSR; this is encoded by the coding sequence ATGTCCAACGGCTCCGGCTTCCGGAAGTCAGGAGTATGGTCCGCGGCTGCGCGTGCGCTGTTCGGGTCGCTGCTGTTGGTCGCTACGCTGCCACTGGCCGCAAGCGGTCCTGCTTTCCCACCACTCATCGCCCTGCCCGCGGGCTTCGCACCGGAAGGCATCGCCACGGGGCGCGGCAGCAGCTTCTATGCGGGTGACCTGAACACCGGCCGCCTGCTGCGGGGCGACTATCGGAGCGGTACCGTCGAGGAGCTCGCAGCATCACCCGCTCCAGGCGCGCAGGCCGTCGGGCTCGAGATCGACAAACGGACCAATGCGCTATTCGTCGCGGCGAGCACGTTCGGCGCCCGCGTGTACGACGCAGAGACCGGCGCACTCCTCGAGTCGTATCCGTTCGCGACTACCGGGCCAAATCCTGTTCTCGCCAATGACGTCGAGATCACTCGCGACGCGGCGTATTTCACCGACTCGTGCAGCGCCACTCTGTACAAGCTGCCGCTGGGGCCTGGCGGTCGCCTGCCTGCCCCGTCGGCGGTGGAAGCCATCCCGGTGACGGGCGACTTCACCTTCGTGTTCGTGCCCGCGCCGCCCGGCTACCCCTGCGGCCTGCCGAACATGAACGGCATCGTCGCCAGCGACGACGGCCGCTGGCTGATCATCGGCAACACCGTCACGAGCGAGTTGTTCCGCGTCAATCCGGTGACGGGCGAATCGGTGAAGATCGCGCTGCTCGATGCGCCGTTCAGCAGCCCATTCACGGACGGACTGCTGCTGCACGGCTCGACGCTCTACTCGGTCGAGAATTTCCCGAACCGCATCGCCGTGATCGAGCTCTCGGACGATCGGCTGACGGGCACCATCGAGCGGTACGTCACGTCTCCGAACTTCGACGTCCCGTCGACGGCCGCGTTCTTCGGAGAATCGATCTATGCGATCAACGCACGGTTCCGGTTCGACGGGAGTACCCCGCCGCAGCGAGACGACGACATCGTGCGAGTGAGCCGGTAG
- a CDS encoding alpha/beta fold hydrolase, with protein MTTGHASIHGIRMYYEVHGRRDGVPLLLLHGGGSTIDSTFGRVLPLLAEHRRVIAIEEQGHGRTSDRDQPVTFDASADDAAALLRHLDVVEADVFGFSNGGSVALQVAIRHLEVVRRLVFASSLTRRDGAPPQFWQFMRQATFEDMPQALKDAFLRVNPDPQQLRTMHDKDAARMRSFADVPDEAVRAVRVPTLVVMGDRDVATPEHAVSLFRLLPQARLLILPSGHGHYLGETSAGEVDGTYAELTVRLIERFLDADGDG; from the coding sequence ATGACCACAGGCCACGCATCCATTCACGGCATTCGGATGTACTACGAGGTACACGGCCGGCGCGACGGGGTGCCGCTCCTGTTGCTGCACGGCGGCGGCTCGACGATCGATTCGACGTTCGGCCGGGTGCTGCCGCTGCTCGCCGAGCATCGCCGTGTCATCGCCATCGAGGAACAGGGTCACGGCCGCACCTCCGATCGCGACCAACCGGTCACGTTCGACGCGTCGGCAGACGATGCGGCGGCGCTGCTGCGACACCTCGACGTTGTCGAGGCCGATGTCTTCGGCTTCAGCAACGGTGGCAGCGTCGCGCTTCAGGTCGCCATTCGTCACCTGGAGGTCGTACGCCGGCTCGTCTTCGCGTCCTCGCTCACTCGACGAGACGGCGCTCCACCGCAGTTCTGGCAGTTCATGCGGCAGGCAACGTTCGAGGACATGCCGCAGGCGCTCAAGGACGCGTTCCTGCGCGTCAACCCGGATCCGCAGCAGCTCAGGACCATGCACGACAAGGACGCGGCGCGGATGCGGAGTTTTGCCGACGTGCCCGACGAGGCGGTGCGGGCCGTACGTGTGCCGACGCTCGTCGTGATGGGCGATCGCGACGTCGCGACACCGGAACACGCGGTGAGCCTGTTCCGGCTGCTGCCGCAGGCACGGCTGCTGATCCTGCCGAGTGGGCACGGTCACTACCTCGGCGAGACATCGGCCGGCGAGGTCGACGGGACGTACGCCGAGCTGACCGTGCGCCTGATCGAGCGCTTTCTCGACGCCGACGGGGATGGCTGA
- a CDS encoding PKD domain-containing protein, translating to MRTLLPLIASGALLSAVLVGCESKNPVGPGEVTVVSATTTTTTVVPARRYVAFTPAPTVPSDMTLFFELVSAGTTPGSERYTVFGLFKTGDGSAGEANGQLTGSPDNGQFAGRLTLTVSGCTAEREFSGPLNSQLLRWTGGTTLRDCPGSPLNFPELLLLKSDLPPPTTTAVPTPPEPPAATTTIAADLRTPDFVVSPSGAGLLAATVFSFQYMEPPTGGTPPFTFSWNFGDGIAGGTGTATTHVFNNTGRFVVTATITDSKGVMAQDKVEVQVGAVTGAWNVAVQTSDNRLGLSSGAFRFPTVLSQTQSQVVATVTDPTLVLSRQGLGNASNPRLLSVVGLELGLVGSPTRVNLSFVGDLDSTLRTWTGTATGFADCPCPFTATR from the coding sequence ATGCGCACACTGCTTCCGCTGATCGCGTCTGGCGCCCTGCTGTCTGCAGTGCTCGTGGGCTGCGAGTCGAAGAATCCGGTCGGGCCGGGTGAGGTGACGGTCGTCAGCGCCACCACGACGACCACCACCGTCGTGCCGGCGCGGCGGTACGTCGCGTTCACCCCGGCGCCAACCGTGCCGAGCGACATGACCCTGTTCTTCGAACTGGTGAGTGCGGGCACGACCCCGGGATCCGAGCGGTATACGGTCTTCGGCCTGTTCAAGACAGGCGACGGCTCGGCCGGCGAGGCCAATGGGCAACTGACCGGCTCACCCGACAACGGTCAGTTTGCCGGCAGGCTGACCCTCACCGTATCCGGCTGCACGGCCGAACGTGAGTTCTCGGGGCCGTTGAACAGCCAGTTGCTCCGATGGACTGGCGGCACGACGCTGCGTGACTGCCCGGGCAGCCCGTTGAACTTCCCCGAACTGCTGTTGCTCAAGAGCGATCTGCCGCCGCCGACCACGACGGCGGTGCCGACACCCCCGGAGCCTCCGGCTGCGACGACGACGATTGCCGCCGACCTCCGCACGCCCGACTTCGTCGTGTCGCCCTCGGGCGCGGGGTTGTTGGCCGCGACGGTGTTCTCGTTCCAGTACATGGAGCCGCCCACGGGCGGCACGCCACCGTTCACGTTTTCATGGAACTTCGGCGACGGTATTGCCGGAGGGACCGGAACCGCGACCACCCACGTGTTCAACAACACCGGCAGGTTCGTGGTCACGGCGACGATTACCGATAGCAAGGGCGTGATGGCCCAGGACAAGGTCGAGGTGCAGGTTGGCGCGGTGACCGGCGCGTGGAACGTGGCCGTTCAGACGTCCGACAACCGGCTGGGATTGTCGAGCGGCGCCTTCAGGTTCCCGACGGTACTGAGCCAGACACAGTCGCAGGTGGTCGCGACGGTCACCGACCCCACGCTGGTGCTGTCGCGTCAGGGGCTCGGCAACGCGTCCAACCCACGGCTGCTCTCGGTCGTCGGGCTGGAACTCGGGCTCGTCGGCAGCCCGACGCGCGTCAACTTGTCGTTTGTCGGCGACCTCGACTCGACGTTGCGCACATGGACCGGGACGGCCACAGGCTTTGCCGATTGCCCGTGCCCCTTCACCGCGACGCGGTGA